In Paraburkholderia sp. PGU19, a single window of DNA contains:
- a CDS encoding type II toxin-antitoxin system prevent-host-death family antitoxin → MQIYNMHDAKTNLSRLIEETVNGGEPFVIAKAGKPLVKVVRIDVEAEKPPRRIGFMKGQIKIPADFDTMGADEIRDMFEGKAK, encoded by the coding sequence ATGCAGATTTACAACATGCACGATGCCAAGACTAATCTGTCGCGGCTGATCGAGGAAACCGTGAACGGCGGCGAGCCGTTTGTCATCGCCAAGGCCGGCAAGCCGCTGGTGAAGGTCGTACGCATCGATGTCGAAGCGGAGAAACCACCGCGGCGCATCGGTTTCATGAAGGGGCAAATCAAGATACCCGCAGACTTCGACACCATGGGAGCGGACGAGATCCGCGACATGTTTGAGGGTAAAGCAAAGTGA
- a CDS encoding type II toxin-antitoxin system Phd/YefM family antitoxin, producing the protein MHIADHVKPISYLKSEAAQIVKDLTDSGEPLIITQNGEAKLVVQDVRTYEATQQTIALLKILAIGQKQIDRADHIDGDEFFAELNELDRHEKLR; encoded by the coding sequence ATGCATATCGCCGATCACGTAAAGCCAATCAGCTACCTCAAGAGCGAAGCGGCACAAATCGTCAAAGACCTGACCGATTCGGGAGAGCCGCTCATCATCACGCAGAACGGCGAAGCAAAGCTGGTTGTCCAGGATGTGCGAACGTATGAAGCGACGCAACAGACGATCGCACTCCTGAAGATCCTGGCCATCGGCCAAAAACAGATCGACCGCGCAGACCACATCGACGGCGACGAATTCTTTGCGGAGCTTAACGAGCTCGACCGCCACGAGAAGCTTCGCTAA
- a CDS encoding antitoxin Xre-like helix-turn-helix domain-containing protein, whose protein sequence is MNAPATTARRRARKAAVRVPAKPAAPSRAGKSHPTKINDYLTLYHAPPLERISFIKHGVDAYDVYVLARNMGTSQDNLMVTLGLPRSTIIRKAKGKARLSAEQSERVIGMLNRYLVRLGATASGRPRRFSRTSQHPSDGTQSRPE, encoded by the coding sequence GTGAACGCGCCCGCCACCACCGCCCGTCGCCGGGCCCGCAAGGCCGCAGTTCGTGTCCCGGCAAAACCCGCCGCGCCGTCGCGGGCTGGCAAATCACACCCCACGAAGATCAACGATTACCTCACCCTCTATCACGCGCCTCCGCTCGAGCGCATCAGCTTCATCAAGCACGGCGTGGATGCCTACGACGTGTACGTTCTTGCGCGCAACATGGGAACCTCGCAGGACAACCTGATGGTGACCTTGGGGCTGCCACGCTCGACCATCATCCGTAAAGCCAAAGGGAAGGCGCGCCTGTCCGCGGAGCAGAGCGAACGGGTGATCGGTATGCTGAACCGGTACCTTGTTCGTCTGGGCGCGACAGCGTCTGGCAGGCCGCGACGGTTTTCACGAACATCTCAGCACCCTTCGGATGGGACGCAATCCCGCCCGGAATGA
- a CDS encoding RraA family protein, which produces MMQEAQTIERVSPTLLHQLRQVSFPTLGHFLEEGFAQYGMRALVPNERMIGRAVTLELCSPDALPVNRALAHLTPGDVLVIDMKGNHTHAPVGAVTVTAALSAGAAGVVVDGVATDILELRQIGLPVFARGTSVLTTKRRDTGVSRLGATVQCGGVSVEPGMLVLGDDNGLLFANETTLVHVIEAALASDRAEPALLARLNAGESIATVLQGNASPSIRCVNEEH; this is translated from the coding sequence ATGATGCAGGAAGCGCAAACCATCGAACGTGTCTCGCCCACGCTTCTCCATCAGCTTCGTCAGGTCAGTTTCCCGACACTTGGCCACTTCCTCGAAGAGGGCTTTGCCCAATACGGCATGCGCGCGCTCGTGCCGAACGAACGGATGATTGGCCGCGCGGTGACGCTCGAACTCTGCAGTCCCGACGCGCTGCCCGTCAATCGCGCGCTGGCGCACCTCACACCGGGCGATGTCCTCGTCATCGACATGAAGGGCAACCACACCCATGCGCCCGTGGGTGCCGTCACCGTCACGGCCGCGCTCAGTGCTGGCGCGGCGGGTGTGGTCGTTGACGGCGTCGCGACGGACATTCTCGAACTACGGCAAATCGGCTTGCCCGTGTTCGCACGCGGCACCAGCGTGTTGACGACGAAGCGCCGAGATACCGGCGTGAGCCGCCTCGGCGCAACAGTTCAATGCGGCGGCGTGTCCGTCGAACCGGGCATGCTCGTGCTGGGCGACGACAACGGCCTGTTATTTGCAAACGAAACGACGCTTGTCCACGTGATCGAAGCCGCGCTCGCCTCCGATCGCGCCGAGCCTGCATTGCTCGCGCGTCTGAACGCCGGCGAGTCCATCGCAACTGTGTTACAGGGCAATGCGTCGCCAAGCATTCGCTGCGTTAATGAAGAACATTAG
- a CDS encoding sensor domain-containing diguanylate cyclase: MTDQFWRSRSAPLVLVCGGIVIALVVTALFAAVLYQGRLDAMERARETSRNLALIAERDIERNLELYALSLQAVVDGVRDPEVMALPPRLRAQVLFDRATTARDLGAILVLDASGNIIIDSASEVPRAGNFADRRYFTVQRDNPNAGLYVSDPYESRLRDSSPSIAMTRRISRPDGSFAGIALIAINLDYFHRLFAGLSLGPHGAISLIGKSGIMVMRQPYDARTPGRDISKASTFQRFRAAAEGSFSETASIDGVRRFYYFRNFPDLPLIIMVAEAEQDIYAAWRRRAITIGSLMAAFALGFVGLSFLLGAQLRRRMRAESELELLARTDGLTGLHNRRTLGEILEQEWRRARRTRSMFSLLFVDIDRFKAYNDTYGHQAGDDALAAVARCIRDNIRRPADSAARYGGEEFVVVLPDTAPGGASQIAEQIRSAISALAIEHAGSEYGRVTASIGAASWFPDQQGDVSSVIRAADEALYSAKATGRNRVGQFLGAGTGGAGQRQP; encoded by the coding sequence TTGACCGACCAGTTCTGGCGCAGCCGCTCGGCACCGCTGGTGCTGGTCTGCGGCGGCATTGTCATCGCTCTCGTGGTGACGGCACTGTTCGCGGCGGTGCTGTATCAGGGGCGCCTTGATGCAATGGAGCGGGCCCGCGAAACATCGCGCAATCTGGCGCTCATCGCCGAGCGCGATATCGAGCGGAACCTGGAGCTGTACGCGCTCTCGCTGCAGGCCGTTGTCGACGGCGTGCGCGACCCGGAAGTGATGGCGTTGCCACCGCGCCTGCGCGCGCAGGTGCTGTTCGATCGCGCCACGACTGCCCGAGACCTTGGTGCGATCCTGGTGCTGGACGCATCGGGTAACATCATCATCGATTCTGCCAGCGAGGTACCGCGCGCAGGCAATTTCGCCGATCGACGTTATTTCACCGTGCAGCGCGACAATCCCAACGCGGGTCTCTACGTCAGCGATCCGTACGAGTCGCGCCTGCGTGACAGTTCCCCCAGCATCGCCATGACCCGGCGCATTTCCCGGCCGGATGGCTCGTTTGCCGGGATCGCGCTGATTGCGATCAACCTCGACTATTTTCACAGGCTTTTCGCCGGACTCTCTCTCGGGCCGCATGGCGCCATTTCGCTGATCGGCAAAAGCGGCATCATGGTCATGCGTCAGCCGTACGATGCGCGCACGCCCGGGCGCGACATCAGCAAGGCGAGCACGTTTCAGCGCTTCAGAGCCGCGGCGGAAGGCAGTTTCTCCGAGACGGCGTCGATTGACGGCGTGCGCCGCTTCTATTACTTCAGAAATTTTCCCGACCTGCCACTGATCATCATGGTGGCCGAAGCCGAACAGGACATCTACGCGGCGTGGCGGCGACGCGCAATCACCATCGGTTCGCTGATGGCCGCGTTTGCGCTGGGCTTCGTCGGACTTTCATTCCTGCTGGGTGCGCAGCTGCGCCGCCGGATGCGGGCCGAATCGGAACTCGAGCTGCTTGCGAGAACAGACGGACTCACGGGCCTGCACAACCGCCGCACGCTGGGGGAGATCCTTGAGCAGGAGTGGCGTCGGGCGCGCCGCACGCGCAGCATGTTTTCGCTCCTTTTTGTTGATATCGACCGGTTCAAGGCTTACAACGACACGTATGGTCACCAGGCTGGTGACGATGCACTGGCGGCCGTCGCACGCTGCATCCGTGACAATATCCGGCGACCAGCAGACAGCGCGGCGCGGTACGGAGGCGAAGAATTTGTCGTCGTCCTGCCCGATACCGCTCCCGGCGGCGCAAGCCAGATTGCCGAGCAGATCCGCAGCGCGATCAGCGCCCTCGCGATCGAGCATGCGGGCAGTGAATACGGGCGCGTGACGGCGAGCATTGGCGCGGCCAGCTGGTTCCCCGACCAGCAGGGCGACGTCAGTAGCGTGATCCGCGCGGCCGACGAGGCGCTGTACAGCGCCAAGGCCACGGGGCGCAACCGGGTGGGGCAGTTCCTTGGGGCAGGAACGGGTGGAGCGGGCCAACGCCAGCCGTGA
- a CDS encoding type II toxin-antitoxin system RelE/ParE family toxin yields MPAPLLKYRILPTARIAIDELRSYIVRTFAWETWSQTSAQIQETIAHIRQFPESGHVPAELEGFVDDSFRQALSGKNRIIYQVRDDTIYIHLVVDTRRDLLGLLQRIVLRLL; encoded by the coding sequence ATGCCAGCCCCGCTGTTGAAGTACCGCATCCTGCCGACCGCCCGAATCGCCATCGATGAGTTGAGAAGTTACATTGTTCGCACATTCGCGTGGGAGACATGGAGTCAGACGTCGGCGCAGATTCAGGAAACTATCGCGCACATCCGCCAGTTTCCCGAAAGCGGCCACGTCCCCGCTGAACTTGAAGGCTTCGTCGATGACAGTTTTCGACAAGCCCTTTCTGGCAAGAACCGGATCATCTATCAGGTGCGGGACGATACCATTTACATTCACCTCGTCGTCGACACTCGACGCGATCTGCTGGGCCTTCTCCAAAGAATCGTGCTGCGGCTGTTGTAA
- a CDS encoding MFS transporter: protein MSTVRPAVSPVADEAAPNEMKKIAVASVIGTTVEWYDLFVFATASALVFNKVFFPGFVPLIGTLLAFGTFASAYLARIVGAALFGHFGDRLGRKSMLLVSLLLMGCATFCIGLLPNYAAIGIWAPILLLTLRIIQGLALGGEWGGAVLMAVEHAPAGKRGLYGSWVQIGVPAGTLIANLAFLFTSSALSAESLLSWGWRVPFLASALLVGVGLYIRLNTSETPTFRKVKDAAAQVKMPIADVLTKHWKQVVLGGVATMSTGTSFNLIVAFGLTYGTQTLGFSRNAMLSIALIACALCIVLLPLFGKLSDQIGRKPVIIGGIVAEALFAFPLFWLLDTRDFSFALLGYVLMMTAFAANYGPIATFLAELFGTEVRYSGLSVSYMLSGLLGSAATPIVTTALLSATGRGSSVAWYMIGSALVSAIALVMLTETLRTDLANNQRQHARVGERA, encoded by the coding sequence ATGAGTACGGTCCGACCAGCTGTATCGCCCGTCGCAGACGAAGCAGCTCCCAACGAGATGAAGAAGATCGCCGTCGCCAGCGTAATCGGCACGACGGTCGAATGGTATGACCTGTTCGTGTTCGCGACGGCATCCGCCCTCGTGTTCAACAAGGTGTTCTTTCCGGGTTTCGTCCCGCTCATCGGCACGCTGCTCGCGTTCGGCACGTTCGCGTCCGCGTACCTTGCGCGCATCGTCGGCGCCGCGTTGTTCGGCCACTTTGGCGACCGTCTCGGCCGCAAATCGATGCTACTGGTCTCGCTTCTGTTGATGGGTTGCGCGACCTTCTGCATCGGCCTGCTGCCCAACTATGCCGCGATCGGTATCTGGGCGCCGATCCTGCTGCTGACGCTGCGCATCATCCAGGGGCTGGCACTGGGCGGCGAATGGGGCGGCGCCGTGCTGATGGCCGTCGAGCACGCGCCCGCCGGCAAACGCGGTCTCTACGGCTCGTGGGTGCAGATCGGCGTGCCCGCCGGCACGCTGATCGCCAACCTCGCCTTTCTCTTCACCAGCTCAGCGCTTTCCGCCGAATCTCTGCTGTCGTGGGGATGGCGCGTTCCGTTTCTCGCCAGCGCGTTGCTGGTGGGCGTCGGCCTGTATATCCGCCTGAATACCTCCGAGACGCCAACGTTCCGCAAGGTCAAGGACGCGGCGGCTCAGGTGAAAATGCCCATTGCCGACGTGCTGACGAAACACTGGAAGCAGGTCGTACTGGGCGGCGTCGCCACGATGTCGACCGGGACGTCGTTTAACCTGATCGTCGCTTTCGGCCTCACGTACGGCACGCAGACACTCGGCTTCAGCCGCAACGCAATGCTGTCCATCGCGCTCATCGCCTGCGCACTGTGCATTGTGCTGCTGCCGTTGTTCGGCAAGCTGTCCGACCAGATAGGCCGCAAGCCCGTCATCATCGGCGGCATCGTTGCCGAGGCGCTCTTCGCTTTTCCCCTTTTCTGGCTGCTCGACACGCGCGACTTCTCATTCGCGCTGCTCGGCTACGTCCTCATGATGACCGCCTTCGCCGCGAACTATGGGCCGATTGCGACGTTCCTCGCCGAGCTGTTCGGCACCGAGGTCCGCTACTCCGGTCTCTCTGTCAGCTACATGCTGTCCGGTCTGCTCGGCAGCGCGGCAACGCCCATCGTGACGACGGCGCTGCTGTCGGCGACCGGGCGCGGATCGTCCGTCGCGTGGTACATGATCGGCTCTGCGCTTGTCTCCGCAATCGCACTGGTGATGCTGACAGAAACGCTCAGGACCGACCTCGCAAACAACCAGCGGCAGCACGCACGTGTTGGGGAGCGTGCATGA
- a CDS encoding glycoside hydrolase family 32 protein has protein sequence MHDSQHRFFFSSRVLSAWLFAALAAVTACVPSSSCLAESTADTPQWRSALHYTPQRNWMNDPNGLVYYKGLYHLFYQYNPHGNFWGDMSWGHATSRDLIHWDEHAVALRANQTEEIFSGSIVVDARNTSGLGTAKTPPLIALYTSVYKAGSGHEAGVQAQSIAYSTDDGVTWHQYVHNPVLSLSPESKQFRDPKVSWFAPGGYWLMATVVADAHVVKFYRSDNLIDWTFLSDFTLPDVPHRSALWEMPDLFALPLDGDPSRRKWVMIVNVNPWSIAGGSGAMYFVGQFDGTRFVADGVPPAGSDLSRYQWLDHGADYYAAGTFSNVPSGRAVTIGWMSNWDYASHVPTAPWKGAMALPRELVLKTIDGRPQLTSVPPSSYVTMMKQFPATRIDALDVSSATRDLAPSGRGVQNIELTIRPGTAQRAGLIVRASASGDVGTRIFYDARAQTLTVDRSRSGNTWFSGAFSKAHIVNLPLHDGTLHLQVVIDRNSVEVFADHGRTVMTDLIFPATGDDRVRVFAEGGDATFSDVVITNMD, from the coding sequence ATGCACGACTCGCAACACCGATTCTTCTTCAGCTCGCGCGTGCTGTCGGCGTGGCTCTTTGCCGCGCTGGCCGCCGTCACCGCATGCGTGCCGTCCTCTTCGTGCCTTGCGGAGAGCACGGCCGATACGCCGCAATGGCGCTCCGCGCTTCACTACACGCCGCAACGCAACTGGATGAACGATCCCAACGGCCTCGTCTACTACAAGGGCTTGTATCACCTGTTCTATCAGTACAACCCCCATGGGAACTTCTGGGGCGACATGTCATGGGGCCACGCAACTAGCCGCGACCTGATTCATTGGGATGAACATGCCGTCGCTCTGCGCGCAAACCAGACCGAGGAGATCTTCTCCGGTTCAATCGTCGTCGATGCCCGCAACACGTCCGGGCTCGGAACGGCAAAGACGCCGCCGCTTATCGCGCTTTATACCAGTGTCTACAAGGCGGGCTCCGGGCATGAAGCCGGCGTTCAGGCGCAGTCGATTGCATACAGCACCGATGACGGCGTGACCTGGCATCAGTACGTGCATAACCCGGTATTGTCGCTAAGTCCCGAGTCAAAGCAGTTCCGTGATCCGAAGGTGTCGTGGTTCGCGCCTGGCGGCTACTGGCTGATGGCGACCGTTGTCGCCGATGCGCATGTCGTCAAGTTCTACCGGTCCGACAATCTGATCGACTGGACGTTTCTGAGCGACTTCACGCTGCCCGATGTGCCGCATCGGAGCGCGCTGTGGGAAATGCCTGATCTGTTTGCGCTGCCGCTCGACGGCGATCCGTCCCGACGGAAGTGGGTGATGATTGTCAACGTGAACCCGTGGTCGATCGCGGGCGGATCGGGCGCAATGTATTTTGTCGGGCAGTTCGACGGTACACGCTTCGTTGCAGACGGTGTCCCGCCCGCCGGCTCCGATCTCTCGCGGTATCAATGGCTCGATCATGGCGCGGACTACTATGCGGCAGGGACGTTCTCGAATGTGCCGTCAGGCAGGGCCGTGACCATTGGCTGGATGAGCAACTGGGACTACGCGAGCCATGTGCCGACCGCGCCGTGGAAGGGCGCGATGGCATTGCCACGCGAACTCGTGCTGAAGACGATCGATGGCAGGCCGCAACTGACGTCCGTGCCCCCGTCATCGTATGTGACGATGATGAAGCAGTTCCCCGCAACACGCATCGACGCGTTAGACGTGTCGTCGGCCACGCGCGACCTTGCGCCGTCGGGGCGCGGCGTGCAGAACATCGAGCTGACCATCCGGCCCGGCACGGCGCAGCGCGCCGGTCTTATCGTACGTGCGTCGGCGAGCGGCGACGTGGGCACGCGAATCTTCTACGACGCGCGTGCCCAGACCTTGACCGTGGACCGGTCGCGATCGGGCAACACATGGTTTTCGGGCGCGTTCAGTAAGGCGCACATTGTCAATCTGCCGTTGCACGACGGCACGCTTCATCTGCAGGTGGTGATCGACCGCAATTCGGTCGAAGTGTTTGCAGATCACGGTCGCACGGTCATGACGGACCTGATCTTCCCGGCAACCGGCGACGATCGTGTCCGCGTCTTTGCGGAAGGCGGCGACGCCACATTCAGTGATGTCGTAATAACGAATATGGATTGA
- a CDS encoding RES family NAD+ phosphorylase, translating into MTSLDTGEKWIHQAATALLLVPSVIVPEETDVLINPAHPDAADIHAQKVRRWTYDQRMG; encoded by the coding sequence ATGACGAGCCTGGATACAGGTGAGAAATGGATCCATCAGGCTGCCACAGCCCTGCTTCTTGTGCCGTCCGTTATCGTCCCTGAGGAGACGGACGTCCTCATCAACCCGGCCCATCCGGATGCCGCGGACATTCATGCGCAGAAAGTGCGGCGTTGGACCTACGATCAGCGAATGGGTTAA
- a CDS encoding substrate-binding domain-containing protein → MKTNLKALASALGLSRTTVSRALNGYDDVSQATRTRVIEAARALGYQADPTARKLATGRADAIGIVYPFGASDLGDPRFCEVVAGITEALGERDMDLIIASARPGAELETYRRLVEGRAVDGLIVARTLRDDRRIAFLQERDFPFVAYGRTNSARPYWWFDFDNEAGARAATQRLIDFGHRRIALISAPLAMNFAAQRREGFVSALQDAGVAPLPELMIECSFDSAGGHDAATTLLNLAEPPSAVLVDNNLAGVGAFHAIVDSGRRLGSDVSLIVYDGVPPDVSHAYTVTAVVQPTGHASGKAIAELVLDAIRDRDRCAHRLALPHIETGDTDGPRN, encoded by the coding sequence ATGAAAACGAATCTGAAGGCGCTGGCAAGCGCCCTGGGTCTGTCAAGGACGACCGTCAGCCGGGCACTGAACGGCTATGACGACGTGAGCCAAGCAACCCGAACGCGAGTGATCGAGGCCGCGCGGGCGCTCGGCTACCAGGCCGATCCGACCGCGCGCAAACTGGCGACAGGCCGCGCCGATGCGATCGGCATCGTGTATCCGTTCGGTGCCAGCGATCTGGGCGATCCGCGCTTTTGTGAGGTGGTCGCAGGTATCACCGAGGCGCTCGGCGAACGCGACATGGACCTGATCATTGCGTCCGCGCGGCCGGGCGCGGAACTGGAGACCTACCGGCGCCTCGTGGAAGGCCGGGCGGTTGATGGCCTGATCGTCGCGCGCACGCTGCGGGACGACAGACGCATCGCGTTCCTCCAGGAGCGGGATTTTCCGTTCGTCGCTTACGGCCGAACCAATAGCGCGCGGCCCTACTGGTGGTTTGATTTCGATAACGAAGCGGGCGCGCGAGCCGCGACACAGCGGTTAATCGACTTCGGCCATCGCCGGATTGCCCTGATCAGCGCGCCGCTTGCCATGAATTTTGCGGCCCAGCGTCGGGAAGGCTTCGTAAGCGCTTTGCAAGACGCGGGCGTTGCTCCCTTGCCTGAACTGATGATCGAATGTTCGTTTGACAGTGCAGGCGGCCATGATGCGGCGACCACACTGTTGAACCTCGCCGAACCGCCGAGTGCGGTGCTCGTGGACAACAACCTCGCAGGCGTGGGCGCATTTCACGCGATCGTCGACAGTGGGCGCAGGCTTGGCAGCGATGTTTCGCTGATCGTTTACGACGGCGTGCCTCCCGACGTCTCGCATGCGTACACAGTCACGGCCGTTGTTCAGCCGACGGGCCACGCGTCAGGAAAGGCCATAGCCGAACTCGTATTGGACGCCATCAGGGATCGGGACCGTTGTGCGCACCGGCTTGCGCTACCCCACATCGAGACGGGTGATACGGACGGCCCGAGAAATTGA
- a CDS encoding type II toxin-antitoxin system VapC family toxin, with amino-acid sequence MRLLLDTHLLVWAAADDPALPNEARAAIEDTDNTLYFSVASIWEIVIKSALGRDDFQVDARVLRRNLLDAGYEELSIEAPHAFEVAALPQLHKDPFDRLLVGQAMAEGIVLLTHDDQIKRYDFAPVRYV; translated from the coding sequence GTGAGATTGTTACTCGACACGCATCTGCTGGTCTGGGCTGCGGCGGATGATCCTGCCTTACCCAACGAAGCGCGCGCTGCCATTGAGGACACCGACAACACCCTGTACTTCAGCGTCGCGAGCATCTGGGAAATCGTCATAAAAAGCGCGCTAGGCCGTGATGACTTTCAGGTCGATGCGCGCGTGCTGCGCAGGAACCTGCTCGATGCTGGCTACGAAGAACTGTCCATCGAAGCCCCGCATGCGTTCGAAGTTGCTGCCCTCCCGCAGCTTCACAAGGACCCATTCGACCGGCTTCTGGTTGGTCAGGCGATGGCCGAAGGAATCGTATTGTTGACCCACGATGACCAGATAAAGCGATACGACTTCGCGCCAGTACGCTATGTCTAG
- a CDS encoding class II aldolase/adducin family protein has product MRSFDNVHCLDSTHDFLPEEWAVRVELAALYRLIAHFRMTDMIDTHISARLPGQPGDAPTFLINRYGLLFHEMRASDLVKIDHLGNVIDERAKSDPARFRVNAAGFTIHSAIHMARDDLHFVVHTHTAAGIAVSAQADGLLPISQHALKFYGKLGYHDYEGIALNLGERERLVRDFGKHKAMILRNHGLIAGGATAAEAFHEIYFLERACQAQIQAMSGGAKLTIPPVDVCERTAGQFMRDESAEITETAWRAALRLIDDPHNDYRS; this is encoded by the coding sequence ATGCGATCTTTCGACAACGTCCATTGCCTCGACAGCACCCACGATTTCTTACCTGAAGAGTGGGCCGTCCGCGTCGAACTCGCCGCGCTCTATCGTCTCATCGCGCATTTCCGCATGACGGACATGATCGATACGCACATTTCGGCGCGCCTGCCCGGTCAACCCGGCGACGCACCAACGTTCCTGATAAACCGCTACGGGTTGCTCTTTCACGAAATGCGCGCGTCCGATCTCGTGAAGATCGACCACCTCGGCAATGTGATCGATGAGCGCGCAAAGAGCGACCCCGCGCGCTTTCGCGTGAATGCTGCGGGCTTCACGATCCATTCAGCGATCCATATGGCGCGTGACGACCTGCATTTCGTGGTCCACACGCATACGGCAGCGGGCATCGCCGTATCGGCGCAGGCGGACGGTCTATTGCCCATCAGCCAGCATGCGCTGAAGTTCTATGGAAAGCTCGGCTATCACGACTATGAAGGCATCGCGCTCAATCTTGGCGAACGTGAGCGCCTTGTGCGCGACTTCGGCAAGCATAAGGCGATGATCCTGCGCAATCACGGGCTCATTGCGGGCGGCGCAACGGCTGCCGAAGCCTTCCATGAAATCTATTTCCTGGAACGGGCGTGTCAGGCGCAAATCCAGGCCATGTCGGGAGGCGCGAAACTCACCATCCCGCCCGTCGATGTGTGCGAGCGGACGGCTGGCCAGTTCATGCGCGACGAGTCCGCTGAAATCACCGAGACGGCCTGGCGCGCGGCGTTGCGTCTCATCGACGATCCGCACAACGACTATCGAAGCTGA
- a CDS encoding GntR family transcriptional regulator yields MKFWIPELTTRKRPVYLEVVHEIEAAIDAGTLRPGDALPPQRLLADFLGLHVNTVNRALRETARRGLTAGNRRHGTVVSGPSGPERLP; encoded by the coding sequence ATGAAGTTCTGGATTCCCGAATTGACCACCCGCAAGCGTCCCGTGTATCTGGAGGTGGTCCACGAAATCGAAGCCGCGATTGACGCGGGCACGTTGCGACCTGGCGACGCGTTGCCACCACAACGTCTGCTCGCCGATTTTCTTGGTCTGCACGTCAATACGGTCAACCGGGCGTTGCGCGAGACCGCGCGCCGCGGCCTGACTGCTGGCAACCGCCGGCACGGCACGGTCGTAAGTGGACCTTCCGGACCGGAACGCCTTCCTTGA
- a CDS encoding glyoxylate/hydroxypyruvate reductase A, which translates to MTTIALLSQSYDMSHLVASIKRAAPELDVVMHGEPRAAHAEIAACWDPPRGALANMKNLRLIHSIAAGVDNILSDPALPVLPLCRVVDPQHARGMSEFVTWGVLHFYRQLDLVMSNQRRSHWFRPDQTHPSQCTIGIMGLGEIGSRVALDLHRPGFSVRGWARQPRRLPGVDIFESDAGLQPFLAGTDILVCLLPLTNETRNILCADTFRRLPYGAKLIHVGRGEHLVVPDLVDALTSRRLGGAIVDVFPAEPLPGDDPLWNTPNLIVTPHMASVASSDTIGLQVAQNVQRLLDGEPLQNVVDITRGY; encoded by the coding sequence ATGACCACCATTGCACTTCTGAGCCAAAGCTACGACATGTCGCATCTCGTGGCCTCTATCAAACGCGCCGCGCCTGAACTCGATGTCGTCATGCACGGCGAACCGCGTGCCGCACACGCTGAAATCGCCGCGTGCTGGGACCCGCCGCGCGGCGCGCTCGCGAACATGAAGAACCTGCGCCTCATTCATAGCATCGCTGCCGGCGTCGACAACATCCTGTCAGACCCGGCGCTGCCCGTGCTACCGCTGTGCCGCGTCGTCGATCCGCAGCATGCGCGCGGCATGAGCGAGTTCGTAACATGGGGTGTACTGCATTTTTATCGCCAGCTCGATCTGGTCATGTCCAACCAGCGACGATCACACTGGTTTCGGCCGGACCAGACGCATCCCTCGCAATGCACGATCGGCATCATGGGGCTAGGTGAAATCGGCAGCCGCGTCGCGCTCGATCTGCATCGGCCTGGCTTTTCTGTCAGAGGCTGGGCGCGTCAGCCACGCCGTTTGCCCGGCGTTGATATCTTCGAGAGCGACGCCGGCTTGCAACCATTTCTCGCTGGCACGGACATCCTGGTCTGCCTGCTTCCCCTTACGAATGAAACGCGCAACATCCTGTGTGCGGACACGTTCCGGCGTTTGCCGTACGGCGCGAAGCTGATTCACGTCGGCCGCGGCGAACACCTCGTCGTGCCGGATCTCGTCGACGCACTCACCAGCCGCCGGCTGGGCGGCGCCATCGTCGACGTGTTTCCCGCCGAGCCGTTACCCGGCGACGATCCGCTATGGAACACACCTAATCTGATCGTCACGCCGCACATGGCTTCCGTCGCGAGTTCGGACACGATCGGATTGCAGGTTGCACAAAACGTCCAGCGGCTGCTCGACGGCGAACCGCTTCAGAACGTGGTCGACATCACGCGTGGATATTGA